A window of Cetobacterium somerae ATCC BAA-474 genomic DNA:
TCTATCTACACCTATTTTGATATCTGCTGCTATAACTACAAAATCAGCATTATTTATTTGACATTCTGTTAAAACACTTTCTGCACCCATAGATCCTTGGGTTTCAATAAATACCTCATGCCCTCTTTCTTTTCCTACACTAAGAAGTTTTTTTTGAGCCATAAATGTATGAGCTATTCCTGCGGTACATGCACAAATTCCTACTATTTTCATAATTCACCACTCCTTACCTAAAATTTTTATTATTTCATTTTTATCTTGTACTTCTTTTAAAAACTTTACATTCTCATCTTCTGCTAAATTACCTGCCACTTTTGATAATATTTTTATATGTGTATCATTTTTATCTTCTAAAGTTACAGCAAATAAAACTATTAAATCAACAGGATCTCCATCTAAAGTTTCCCATTCTATTGGATGCTTTAATCTTGCCACAGCTAACGAAGTATTTTTAACCCCCATAGATTTTCCATGTGGTATAGCTAATCCACTTTCTAATCCAGTTATTCCTTGGCTTTCTCTTTTAAAAATATCTTCTATAAAAATATTCTTATTCACTAGATCTCCTGTCTTTTCTAAAGAATTAGCTAATATATTAATAATGTCTTCTTTATTCTTTGATTCTATATTCAAATGAATATTATCTTCTTTTAATATTTTTCGTATCATATTTCATTACCTCCGTAACCTTTTGTAATATAAGTGTATAATATAACGAACACTTTTAAAAGATAAAAAACATTTCTTTTTTTTTTGAAACATTTTTTACTTTTTTGTTTTTAATTTAAGTG
This region includes:
- a CDS encoding PTS fructose transporter subunit IIB yields the protein MKIVGICACTAGIAHTFMAQKKLLSVGKERGHEVFIETQGSMGAESVLTECQINNADFVVIAADIKIGVDRFKGKKLIKVPTNVAIKGTVKLFEKLEDAYKNF
- a CDS encoding PTS sugar transporter subunit IIA, with product MIRKILKEDNIHLNIESKNKEDIINILANSLEKTGDLVNKNIFIEDIFKRESQGITGLESGLAIPHGKSMGVKNTSLAVARLKHPIEWETLDGDPVDLIVLFAVTLEDKNDTHIKILSKVAGNLAEDENVKFLKEVQDKNEIIKILGKEW